A single window of Thalassomonas viridans DNA harbors:
- the tsaA gene encoding tRNA (N6-threonylcarbamoyladenosine(37)-N6)-methyltransferase TrmO, whose product MNQQITLDIIGYVSSPYKEKFAIPRQPGIVSAAKGSIELTGQANNIELVRGLEQFSHLWLMFIFHGTSAQGWKPLVRPPRLGGNKKLGVLATRSTFRPNPVGMSVVKLDDIRLDNKNVRLDISGLDLLDKTPVIDIKPYVPYSDALPDASAGFAQEMPGNDLEVVFSNRAKADLAEASQAYPELEQLICQVLAQDPRPAYKSGQADDKCYGMHLHQFNIQWQMTGLTRAEVIAIENIARPAL is encoded by the coding sequence ATGAATCAGCAAATTACCCTGGATATCATAGGTTACGTCAGCTCCCCCTATAAGGAAAAGTTTGCCATTCCGCGCCAGCCGGGTATCGTCAGTGCCGCCAAAGGCAGCATAGAGCTGACGGGCCAGGCCAACAATATCGAACTGGTGCGGGGCCTGGAGCAGTTCAGCCACCTGTGGCTGATGTTTATTTTTCACGGCACCAGTGCACAGGGCTGGAAACCCCTGGTGCGGCCGCCGCGTTTGGGAGGCAATAAAAAACTTGGCGTACTGGCAACCCGCTCCACCTTCAGGCCCAACCCTGTGGGCATGTCGGTGGTTAAGCTTGATGATATCCGCCTGGACAATAAAAACGTCAGGCTGGATATTTCCGGTTTGGACCTGCTGGATAAGACCCCGGTTATAGATATCAAGCCTTATGTGCCTTATTCCGATGCCCTGCCGGACGCCAGCGCCGGTTTTGCCCAGGAAATGCCGGGCAATGACTTAGAGGTGGTTTTCTCAAACCGGGCAAAAGCGGACCTGGCTGAGGCCAGCCAGGCTTATCCGGAACTTGAGCAGCTGATCTGCCAGGTACTGGCCCAGGACCCCCGTCCGGCCTATAAAAGCGGCCAGGCCGATGACAAATGTTATGGCATGCATTTGCACCAGTTTAATATCCAATGGCAGATGACCGGATTAACGCGGGCAGAAGTTATCGCCATAGAAAATATCGCCCGCCCGGCCCTTTAA
- a CDS encoding GNAT family N-acetyltransferase: MACDTAFEVCYLDAISGVSADVWDTLFQRSDPFVRHAYLSALELSNCVGVGSGWQVSHLVVRTRREGHIAALMPLYIKSHSFGEYLFDWSWAEAYQKHGLEYYPKLVSAIPFTPVAGERLAIARDYQAYSREIGELVTGALQEKARQLNAQTVQCFFYSQKSNASALVQSTPWLRRRDVQFYWFNDNYTGFSDYLGAMTARKRKSINKERARVSDAGIHFQWRSGAEMDAGLWQQFLRFYQATYAKRSGHFGYLNQDFFTLLGDTMAEDLLLLFAKQQDKIVAAALFFCDRKTLYGRYWGCEQEFDFLHFEVCYYQGIAYCIRHGLSGFNAGVQGEHKVARGFTPVFTCGAYQILRPDFHAAIRDFLQQEDAYLEQYHTLMHARLPFKERPAKVKP, encoded by the coding sequence ATGGCCTGTGACACGGCTTTTGAGGTTTGCTACCTGGATGCCATTAGTGGTGTGAGCGCCGATGTTTGGGATACGCTGTTTCAGCGCAGTGATCCCTTTGTGCGCCATGCCTATTTATCGGCGCTGGAGCTGTCAAATTGCGTCGGTGTTGGCAGCGGCTGGCAAGTCTCACATCTGGTGGTAAGAACGCGCCGCGAAGGGCATATTGCGGCGCTGATGCCGCTGTATATTAAGTCCCACTCTTTTGGCGAATACCTGTTTGACTGGTCCTGGGCCGAGGCTTATCAAAAACACGGGCTGGAGTATTATCCCAAGCTGGTTAGCGCCATCCCCTTTACCCCGGTGGCGGGAGAGCGGCTGGCAATAGCCCGCGACTATCAGGCATACAGCCGGGAAATAGGCGAGCTGGTAACCGGGGCGCTGCAGGAAAAAGCCCGGCAGCTTAACGCACAAACCGTACAATGTTTTTTTTATTCACAAAAGAGCAATGCTTCCGCTCTGGTACAAAGCACGCCCTGGCTCAGGCGGCGGGATGTGCAGTTTTACTGGTTCAATGATAATTACACCGGTTTCAGTGATTATCTCGGTGCTATGACCGCCCGTAAACGTAAGAGTATCAATAAGGAAAGGGCCAGGGTTTCCGATGCCGGTATCCATTTTCAGTGGCGCAGCGGCGCTGAAATGGATGCCGGATTATGGCAGCAGTTTTTACGTTTCTACCAGGCAACCTATGCCAAACGCTCCGGGCATTTCGGCTACTTGAATCAGGACTTTTTTACCTTGCTTGGCGATACCATGGCGGAAGATCTGCTGCTGCTTTTTGCCAAACAGCAAGATAAGATTGTCGCAGCAGCCTTGTTTTTTTGTGACCGGAAAACCCTTTACGGACGCTATTGGGGCTGTGAGCAGGAATTTGACTTCCTGCATTTTGAAGTCTGCTACTACCAGGGCATAGCGTATTGCATCAGGCATGGTTTAAGCGGTTTTAATGCCGGGGTGCAGGGGGAGCATAAGGTGGCCCGGGGATTTACCCCGGTATTTACTTGTGGCGCATACCAAATACTGCGGCCGGACTTTCATGCTGCCATCCGGGATTTCCTTCAGCAGGAAGACGCTTACCTTGAGCAGTACCATACACTAATGCACGCCAGGCTGCCTTTTAAAGAGCGTCCAGCCAAGGTTAAGCCTTAG
- a CDS encoding metal-dependent hydrolase family protein, with protein sequence MAGVLLMVLPGKTLAQVQVIHAGQLLAVPGKAPLKQQTLVVTDGKITGVFPGFQSLDKFADNARLIDLSSAFVMPGLMDMHVHLQGELGPKNDSETLRLSDADVAMQSVFFAEKTLMAGFTTVRDLGAKPEQIYALRDAIDKGWISGPRVVAAGRVAVTGSHGDVDGMRADLLEKYTAKTVCDGPFDCRRATRRAIKFGADLIKITSTGGVLSDTNTGTGVQMADDEIKEIVETAHSLGRKVASHAHAASGINAALRAGVDSIEHGSYADEESIRLFKKTGAYLVPTLLAGDTVVTMAKSADFMSEDIKAKAIRVGGDMLKNFTRAHKSGVKIAFGTDSGVSRHGQNAREAVLMSAAGMSANDILKSATVTAAQLIGYQDSLGTLEKGKLADIIATDISPLEDINALLSVDFVMKAGKVVKTYRKTSP encoded by the coding sequence ATGGCCGGTGTATTGCTGATGGTGTTACCGGGGAAAACCCTGGCCCAGGTACAGGTGATCCACGCCGGACAGTTACTGGCTGTTCCGGGCAAGGCGCCGTTAAAGCAGCAAACCCTGGTGGTGACCGATGGTAAAATCACCGGCGTTTTTCCGGGATTTCAGTCCCTGGATAAATTTGCCGATAATGCCCGTTTAATCGATTTATCTTCTGCCTTTGTGATGCCCGGGCTGATGGATATGCATGTCCATCTCCAGGGGGAATTGGGACCTAAAAATGACAGCGAAACCCTGCGTTTATCCGACGCCGATGTGGCCATGCAAAGCGTATTCTTTGCCGAAAAGACCCTGATGGCGGGCTTTACCACGGTACGGGATCTGGGAGCCAAGCCCGAGCAGATTTATGCCCTGCGTGATGCCATTGACAAAGGCTGGATATCCGGGCCCAGGGTTGTGGCCGCCGGCAGGGTTGCTGTGACCGGCAGCCACGGCGATGTCGACGGCATGCGGGCGGACCTGTTGGAAAAATATACCGCGAAAACCGTTTGCGACGGTCCTTTTGATTGCCGCAGGGCCACCCGCAGGGCAATCAAGTTCGGCGCCGACCTGATCAAGATCACCTCAACCGGCGGGGTGTTATCCGATACCAATACCGGCACCGGAGTGCAGATGGCGGATGATGAAATCAAAGAAATCGTTGAGACGGCACATAGCTTAGGACGTAAGGTTGCCAGCCATGCCCATGCGGCATCGGGGATCAATGCGGCATTGCGCGCCGGTGTCGACAGCATAGAGCACGGCAGCTATGCCGATGAAGAGAGTATACGTTTGTTTAAGAAAACCGGCGCCTACCTGGTGCCCACCTTACTGGCGGGGGATACCGTAGTGACTATGGCGAAAAGCGCGGACTTTATGTCCGAGGATATCAAAGCCAAGGCGATACGGGTTGGCGGCGATATGTTAAAGAATTTTACCCGGGCACATAAATCTGGGGTGAAAATTGCCTTCGGTACCGACAGCGGCGTCTCCCGCCATGGCCAGAATGCCAGGGAAGCCGTGCTGATGTCTGCCGCGGGCATGAGCGCCAATGATATCTTAAAATCGGCAACCGTTACCGCGGCACAATTGATCGGCTATCAGGATAGCCTGGGCACCCTGGAAAAAGGCAAGCTGGCGGATATTATCGCAACCGATATCAGCCCGCTTGAAGATATTAATGCCTTGCTGTCCGTTGATTTTGTGATGAAGGCGGGTAAGGTCGTGAAAACTTACCGGAAAACTTCACCTTAG
- the rcsF gene encoding Rcs stress response system protein RcsF, translated as MFYRKVTLAFGLTTAALMAGCSSQYKVSTNLDEENFRKYFSPTLVKIYQNEQEFTGDYRYIGLVEGQDCQVEPHHAAPDEINARTQARRQAFNKKANAVIFTGCTEIESQLCTRLLVCYGKAYQVIPE; from the coding sequence ATGTTTTATCGGAAAGTGACTCTGGCTTTTGGCTTGACGACCGCTGCCTTAATGGCCGGTTGCAGCAGCCAGTATAAGGTCTCCACCAACCTGGATGAAGAAAACTTCCGGAAATATTTTTCCCCAACCCTGGTTAAAATTTACCAAAATGAACAGGAATTTACCGGAGACTACCGCTATATCGGCCTGGTGGAAGGCCAGGATTGCCAGGTAGAGCCCCATCATGCCGCCCCGGATGAAATCAACGCCCGCACCCAGGCAAGACGCCAGGCCTTTAACAAAAAGGCCAATGCCGTGATCTTTACCGGCTGCACCGAGATTGAGTCCCAGCTGTGTACCCGCTTGCTGGTGTGTTACGGCAAAGCTTACCAGGTGATCCCAGAATAA
- a CDS encoding TfoX/Sxy family DNA transformation protein, whose translation MNKKIRDLQGLGPKSEAALAQIGICNLEDFLAADPYDIYRRLKLSDSGTGLNFLYAIIGARQNCHWQTVAREQKTAILLRLEEMGLAPK comes from the coding sequence ATGAATAAAAAGATCCGGGATCTCCAGGGATTAGGCCCCAAAAGCGAAGCCGCCTTAGCACAAATAGGAATTTGCAACCTGGAAGATTTTCTTGCTGCCGACCCTTACGATATCTACCGGCGTTTAAAACTTTCAGACAGCGGCACAGGCTTGAACTTTCTTTATGCCATTATCGGCGCCCGACAAAATTGCCACTGGCAAACGGTAGCCAGAGAGCAAAAAACTGCCATTTTGCTCCGCCTCGAAGAAATGGGCCTGGCCCCCAAGTAG
- a CDS encoding DMT family transporter, with protein sequence MKTVQGTQGLELVLLAAIWGASFMFMRIGSPEFGPVLFMAMRTLIASLLLLPLLYLYRQQTALKGQWPKLFFVGSLNTALPFVLFGYATLTLSAGLTSILNTTTPMFGVLVAYLWFKDKLSLSAVAGIILGCLGVYLLMYDKIAVTRGPEESGSILLPVLAVMAAAMCYAISANFTKRYLSHIKPLAQATGSQLAATVLLAPVSLFFLPESVPSPMAITSVVLLGTVCTGIAYIIFFRLIAALGPANAMSVTYLIPVFGVFWGAMFLNEAVTLSMLAGGGCILTGVALITGVINLSRKKSAAKA encoded by the coding sequence ATGAAAACAGTACAAGGAACACAAGGTTTAGAATTAGTCCTGCTCGCCGCCATCTGGGGCGCGTCATTTATGTTTATGCGTATCGGCAGCCCGGAATTTGGCCCTGTGCTGTTTATGGCCATGCGCACCCTGATCGCCAGTTTACTGTTGCTGCCTTTGTTGTACCTTTACCGCCAGCAAACGGCGTTAAAAGGCCAGTGGCCGAAACTTTTCTTTGTCGGCAGCCTTAACACCGCCCTGCCTTTTGTGTTGTTCGGTTATGCCACCCTCACCCTGTCGGCGGGTCTGACATCCATTTTAAATACCACCACCCCAATGTTCGGCGTACTGGTGGCCTATTTATGGTTTAAAGACAAACTCAGCCTTAGTGCCGTTGCCGGCATAATACTCGGCTGCCTGGGAGTGTATTTGCTGATGTACGACAAGATTGCCGTCACCCGGGGGCCGGAAGAGTCAGGCAGTATACTGTTGCCGGTGCTGGCGGTGATGGCGGCGGCCATGTGTTATGCCATCTCAGCCAATTTTACCAAAAGATATTTAAGCCATATCAAGCCGCTGGCGCAGGCGACCGGCAGCCAGCTGGCCGCCACCGTTTTACTGGCGCCGGTCAGCTTGTTTTTCCTGCCCGAGTCTGTGCCTTCGCCGATGGCCATTACCTCTGTGGTGCTTTTAGGTACGGTATGTACCGGTATCGCCTATATTATCTTTTTCCGCCTGATCGCCGCGCTGGGGCCCGCCAATGCCATGTCGGTAACCTACCTTATTCCCGTGTTCGGCGTATTCTGGGGGGCCATGTTCCTTAATGAAGCCGTCACCCTGTCCATGCTGGCCGGCGGTGGCTGCATCCTGACCGGGGTTGCGCTGATCACAGGAGTGATTAATTTAAGCAGGAAAAAATCAGCCGCTAAGGCTTAA
- a CDS encoding pre-peptidase C-terminal domain-containing protein yields MNKFKLSVISAALLTIGMQAQAATDLFSTANNADTLNSVQTLKADVNKRSLFHINKGALKQSTKSLNIQLDDQLNIKFDRTKANMSKSGSMIWQGEVSSEFLSLNSNSDALTKQQNSAILVERDGTVTGTVRYEGKLYRIRSVGNGNHSVEQINEDVYKDHADDYVEPQSATFDASSAVTTAANPVIDVLVVYTSRAASLSGNISALIDLAETETNNGYSTSGVNASVNIVHTAQVSYTEHSNSETDLNRLAATNDGYMDEVHTMRDTYGADMVVLVHDTNGYCGQADAIYANASSAFAIVDYDCATGYYSFGHELGHLQGARHNPENDPTNSPFSYGHGYQDPNSNWRTVMAYNCSSGCTRQLFWSNPNRTHNGTATGTSSRSDNTRVLNETAATMAAFRTAGAPSEWTEVSHTGLSASSKNWVRYEQVIPAGTTQLVVEMSGGSGDADLYLRSGSAPTTSSYTCRSWAVGNTETCTINNPSGTWHIGVHAYSAFSGANITWKYK; encoded by the coding sequence ATGAACAAGTTTAAACTAAGTGTGATCTCGGCAGCGTTACTGACTATAGGTATGCAGGCCCAGGCAGCGACCGATTTATTCTCTACCGCAAACAATGCCGATACGCTTAATAGCGTACAAACCTTAAAGGCTGATGTTAACAAGCGCAGCCTGTTTCACATCAATAAGGGTGCTTTAAAGCAAAGCACTAAAAGTTTAAATATCCAGCTTGACGACCAGTTGAATATTAAATTTGACAGAACCAAGGCCAACATGAGCAAATCAGGCTCCATGATTTGGCAGGGCGAGGTTTCTTCAGAATTCTTAAGCCTGAACAGCAACAGCGATGCGTTAACCAAGCAGCAAAACTCTGCCATCCTGGTTGAGCGTGACGGCACAGTTACCGGTACGGTACGCTACGAAGGCAAATTATACCGCATCCGCTCTGTCGGTAATGGCAATCACTCAGTTGAACAGATAAACGAAGACGTTTATAAAGATCACGCCGACGATTATGTTGAGCCGCAAAGCGCAACCTTTGACGCTTCATCAGCGGTGACTACTGCAGCCAATCCTGTGATTGACGTGCTTGTGGTATACACCTCAAGAGCCGCCAGCCTGTCGGGTAACATCTCAGCCTTAATTGATCTGGCAGAAACAGAAACCAACAACGGTTACAGCACCAGTGGCGTTAATGCCAGCGTAAATATTGTTCATACCGCCCAGGTTAGCTATACCGAGCACAGCAACTCGGAAACCGACCTGAACCGTTTAGCCGCCACCAACGACGGTTATATGGACGAAGTACATACCATGCGTGACACTTACGGCGCCGATATGGTGGTTCTGGTTCATGACACTAACGGTTACTGTGGCCAGGCGGATGCTATCTATGCCAATGCCTCCAGCGCTTTTGCTATCGTCGATTATGACTGTGCTACCGGTTACTACTCATTCGGCCATGAATTAGGTCACTTACAGGGCGCGCGTCATAACCCGGAAAATGACCCGACTAACTCGCCTTTCTCTTACGGTCACGGTTACCAGGATCCAAACAGCAACTGGCGTACGGTAATGGCCTATAACTGTAGCTCAGGTTGTACCCGTCAGTTATTCTGGTCTAATCCGAACAGAACTCATAACGGCACCGCCACAGGCACCAGTTCACGCAGTGACAATACCCGGGTATTAAACGAAACGGCAGCGACTATGGCAGCCTTCAGAACCGCCGGTGCTCCGAGCGAATGGACAGAAGTAAGCCACACAGGTTTATCTGCCAGCAGCAAAAACTGGGTACGCTATGAACAGGTGATTCCGGCCGGCACTACCCAGCTGGTTGTTGAAATGAGCGGCGGCAGCGGTGATGCCGATTTATATCTGCGCAGCGGCAGCGCCCCGACTACCAGTTCCTATACCTGTCGTTCATGGGCTGTTGGTAATACCGAAACCTGTACCATCAATAACCCAAGTGGCACCTGGCATATCGGCGTACACGCCTATTCTGCCTTTAGCGGCGCCAATATCACCTGGAAATACAAATAA
- a CDS encoding cation:dicarboxylate symporter family transporter — MSLNRIPLSFKILFTMALGLTTGGISQTNIQALGVLADTFVTLLQMTALPYIALSLIVGIGGLSPLQAGKAFKQSLLALLLLLFIALMFIFVTPLAFPNWPHADFYSPGAIKAPDELDLIALLVPANPFYALAHTVIPAVVLFSIFVGIGLMSVKGKRHTLSVLTSLQAAVANISNMVMRFAPIGVFCIAYRAAVTIEVSQIDGLLVYIVSSTLLVLLLSFAVLPATVALLTPFSYRQLVKAFREAMVTAFATGSFFIVIPVLIEKTKALLAHTEAISQADNNRTHIEKIPGILIPISFSLPVGGKLLAILFTLFAAWFSGAYIGSGDYAMLLIAGLPQLFGTSTLAMPKLLELFNVSASMFDFFIVAENLITGRLSALLSVSFATCLPLLLACLMSNTFRLNWRYLGRNLVIIPMVSLALFLTLRFGFNEIGHQYQGYDNFINRDFLYPGVNSRYLTQAQEQPLNARPFTSVLTRIRQRGFIRVGYFRDDLPYAFHNGEGKLVGFDIEIMNLLATDLQVDIEFVKIYHHQAAQLLASGYLDITSGIPVIPDNLREFTLTAPYSQQSLAFLVKDERRSEFVRWQDITAREDLTIGIPETFFYQNAVQRHFTCGKAWEIASPRLFFREKYRHIDAMLYGAAAASAWTLLYPDYTVIAPKPVLPPLAMAFPINKNDQEFELFMRNWIAMKKQNNSLENLFDYWIGGKSPQDIPNMAATRPDE; from the coding sequence ATGTCCTTAAACCGTATTCCCCTGTCTTTCAAAATTCTTTTTACCATGGCTTTAGGCCTGACGACCGGCGGCATCAGCCAGACTAATATCCAGGCCTTGGGCGTCCTGGCAGATACCTTTGTCACCTTATTGCAAATGACCGCCTTGCCCTATATTGCCCTGTCGCTGATCGTCGGCATAGGCGGGCTTTCTCCCCTGCAGGCGGGTAAAGCTTTCAAGCAAAGCCTGCTGGCATTGCTCCTGCTGCTCTTTATCGCCCTGATGTTTATCTTTGTAACTCCGCTCGCCTTCCCAAACTGGCCCCATGCCGACTTTTACAGCCCGGGCGCCATTAAAGCCCCGGACGAACTGGACCTAATCGCCCTGTTAGTGCCTGCCAATCCCTTTTACGCCCTTGCCCATACGGTGATCCCGGCCGTGGTCCTGTTCAGTATTTTTGTCGGTATCGGCCTGATGTCGGTGAAAGGCAAACGCCATACCCTGTCGGTATTAACCAGCCTGCAGGCGGCGGTCGCCAATATCAGCAATATGGTGATGCGCTTTGCCCCAATCGGGGTCTTTTGTATCGCCTATCGCGCCGCGGTAACCATAGAGGTTTCACAAATTGACGGCCTGCTGGTTTATATTGTCAGCTCCACCCTGCTGGTGCTGTTATTATCCTTTGCGGTACTGCCCGCCACGGTTGCCCTGCTTACCCCCTTTAGCTACCGCCAGCTGGTAAAGGCTTTTCGCGAGGCCATGGTCACCGCTTTTGCCACCGGCAGCTTTTTTATCGTCATCCCGGTCCTGATTGAAAAAACCAAAGCCCTGCTGGCACATACCGAGGCGATTTCACAAGCAGACAACAACCGCACCCATATTGAAAAAATCCCCGGTATCCTGATCCCGATTTCTTTCAGTCTGCCCGTCGGCGGCAAATTGCTGGCGATACTGTTCACCCTGTTCGCCGCCTGGTTCTCGGGCGCTTATATAGGTTCAGGGGATTATGCCATGTTGCTGATCGCCGGTTTGCCGCAGTTATTCGGCACCAGTACCCTGGCCATGCCTAAACTGCTGGAATTATTCAATGTCTCCGCCAGCATGTTTGACTTTTTTATCGTGGCGGAAAACCTGATCACCGGCAGGTTATCCGCCTTACTCTCGGTCAGTTTTGCCACTTGCCTGCCGCTGCTGCTTGCCTGCCTGATGAGCAATACCTTCAGGCTAAACTGGCGTTACCTGGGCCGTAACCTGGTGATCATTCCCATGGTTTCCCTGGCACTATTTTTAACCTTACGTTTCGGATTTAATGAAATCGGCCACCAGTATCAGGGCTATGACAACTTTATTAACCGGGACTTTTTATATCCCGGGGTTAACAGCCGATATCTTACCCAGGCCCAGGAGCAGCCATTAAATGCCCGCCCCTTTACCAGTGTGTTAACCCGGATCCGGCAAAGGGGCTTTATCCGGGTGGGCTATTTCCGTGACGACCTGCCCTACGCCTTTCACAACGGCGAGGGAAAACTGGTGGGCTTTGATATTGAAATCATGAACCTGCTGGCGACAGATCTCCAGGTGGACATTGAATTTGTTAAAATTTACCATCACCAGGCAGCCCAACTGCTGGCCTCGGGCTACCTGGATATCACCTCAGGTATCCCGGTGATCCCTGATAACCTCAGGGAATTTACCCTGACCGCCCCTTACAGCCAGCAATCCCTGGCCTTTCTGGTGAAAGATGAACGCCGCAGCGAATTTGTCCGCTGGCAGGACATCACCGCACGGGAAGATCTCACCATAGGCATACCTGAAACCTTCTTTTACCAAAATGCCGTACAAAGGCATTTTACCTGCGGCAAGGCATGGGAGATCGCCAGCCCGAGGTTATTTTTCCGGGAAAAATACCGGCATATAGATGCCATGTTATACGGCGCTGCAGCCGCATCCGCCTGGACCCTGCTCTACCCGGATTATACCGTGATTGCCCCTAAACCTGTACTGCCGCCGCTGGCAATGGCGTTTCCCATCAATAAAAACGACCAGGAATTCGAGTTGTTTATGCGCAACTGGATCGCGATGAAAAAGCAAAACAATAGCCTGGAAAACCTGTTCGATTACTGGATTGGCGGCAAGTCCCCGCAGGATATCCCCAATATGGCCGCTACTCGCCCCGATGAATGA
- a CDS encoding rhodanese-related sulfurtransferase — protein MSQYVVSALYKFVTLENFEQMRQPLLKVMEDNEVRGTLLLALEGINGTVAGPQAGIEAVHKWLKSDERLADLVHKESYNDICPFKRSKVKLKKEIVTMGVEGIDPKQVVGTYVKPKDWNALISDPEVFLVDTRNDYEIEIGTFENAVNPNTETFREFPQYVKDNMDPAKHKKVAMFCTGGIRCEKSTAYMKEQGFEEVYHLEGGILKYLEEVPEAETMWKGECFVFDDRVAVDHQLQKGQYDQCHACRMPITEEDKTLDAYQKGVSCHHCIDKVSDEQRARYAEREKQMELAKQRGEAHIGSDAKKSLELRKQVKKAKIAEQKAQQQAKAS, from the coding sequence ATGTCTCAATATGTAGTATCAGCCTTATACAAGTTCGTCACCCTGGAAAACTTCGAGCAAATGCGTCAACCCTTATTAAAAGTAATGGAAGACAACGAAGTACGCGGCACCCTGTTACTTGCCCTTGAAGGCATTAACGGCACAGTTGCCGGCCCTCAGGCAGGCATAGAAGCCGTACACAAGTGGTTAAAAAGCGATGAGCGCCTGGCAGACCTGGTGCACAAAGAGTCTTACAACGATATTTGTCCGTTTAAACGCAGCAAGGTGAAGCTGAAAAAAGAAATCGTAACCATGGGTGTGGAAGGCATAGATCCGAAACAGGTTGTCGGCACCTATGTTAAACCTAAGGACTGGAACGCACTGATTTCAGACCCGGAAGTCTTCCTGGTGGATACCCGTAACGATTATGAAATCGAAATAGGTACTTTTGAAAATGCGGTAAACCCCAATACCGAAACCTTCCGCGAGTTTCCACAGTATGTTAAAGACAACATGGACCCCGCCAAGCATAAAAAAGTGGCCATGTTCTGCACCGGCGGTATCCGCTGTGAAAAATCCACCGCTTATATGAAAGAGCAGGGATTTGAAGAGGTTTACCACCTGGAAGGCGGTATTTTAAAATACCTGGAAGAGGTGCCGGAAGCAGAAACCATGTGGAAAGGGGAATGTTTTGTCTTTGACGACAGGGTTGCCGTTGACCACCAGCTGCAAAAAGGCCAGTATGACCAGTGCCATGCCTGCCGCATGCCGATCACGGAAGAAGACAAGACACTTGATGCCTACCAAAAAGGCGTCAGCTGCCACCATTGTATCGACAAGGTCAGCGACGAACAGCGTGCCCGTTATGCCGAACGTGAAAAGCAGATGGAACTGGCCAAGCAACGCGGTGAAGCCCATATCGGCAGCGATGCCAAGAAAAGCCTGGAGCTGAGAAAACAGGTGAAAAAGGCAAAAATTGCCGAGCAAAAGGCCCAGCAGCAAGCCAAGGCCAGCTAA
- a CDS encoding ABC transporter substrate-binding protein, translating to MAGQNTAQIAITWSYWGNPWEVRVNERIIAVFESENPDIKVNSLHKPWSEYFQHVDGWLASDNPPDVLFLTSIQRYIEQGYLASLEPLIAEDSYNTGDFYPQLLSLFRHRGQLYGFPRDNDTKVIFYNKNLFDRAGLDYPQENWSWDEFFTTAKALTRPEQPQYGVAHSRDWLPMLMWQNTLNIADHQAYSREHMVSTPEGIAALAWFVKLIQQTSPLQHIDVTTSEAVSYFTRGQAAMLFGNHAVVPELLQFQGINWGVAGLPKGKVRVNKIGGAGYVISEKSGKKAAAWRFLKWLVSQKGQAIFTESGAMMPSRQSVSRSRVFSQLKDPAHARVFIEETLLGLKKVDYANDGKVDDILSRNLNEVLLGKRDFDQAMQQVKQDVEQLNAGD from the coding sequence ATGGCAGGACAAAATACGGCACAGATTGCCATCACCTGGTCTTACTGGGGCAACCCCTGGGAAGTGCGGGTAAATGAACGCATCATAGCCGTTTTTGAATCAGAAAATCCGGATATCAAGGTTAATTCCCTGCATAAGCCCTGGTCTGAATACTTCCAGCATGTCGATGGTTGGCTGGCGTCGGATAACCCGCCGGATGTACTTTTTCTTACCTCTATCCAGCGTTATATTGAGCAGGGATACCTGGCTTCCCTTGAGCCTCTGATCGCAGAGGATAGTTACAATACCGGCGATTTTTACCCACAATTACTATCTTTATTCCGGCACCGGGGGCAGCTCTATGGCTTTCCCCGGGATAATGACACTAAAGTTATTTTCTACAATAAAAACCTTTTTGACCGGGCCGGCCTGGACTACCCGCAAGAGAACTGGAGTTGGGATGAGTTCTTTACCACGGCAAAGGCATTAACCCGGCCGGAGCAGCCGCAATATGGCGTGGCCCACTCCCGTGACTGGCTGCCGATGCTGATGTGGCAAAATACCCTGAATATTGCCGACCACCAGGCTTATTCCCGTGAGCATATGGTGAGCACTCCTGAGGGCATTGCCGCGCTTGCCTGGTTTGTTAAGCTTATCCAACAAACAAGCCCGTTGCAGCATATTGATGTAACCACTTCCGAGGCAGTCAGCTACTTTACCCGCGGGCAGGCCGCTATGTTGTTCGGCAACCATGCGGTAGTACCCGAACTTTTGCAATTCCAGGGAATTAATTGGGGCGTGGCCGGTTTGCCCAAAGGGAAAGTGCGGGTAAATAAAATCGGCGGCGCCGGTTATGTTATCAGTGAGAAATCCGGCAAAAAAGCGGCCGCCTGGCGTTTTTTGAAATGGCTGGTGAGTCAGAAAGGCCAAGCTATTTTTACCGAGTCAGGCGCCATGATGCCATCGCGTCAATCGGTGAGCCGCTCCCGGGTATTCAGCCAGTTAAAAGATCCTGCTCATGCCCGGGTGTTTATCGAAGAAACCCTGCTGGGACTGAAAAAAGTTGATTATGCCAATGACGGGAAAGTAGACGATATTCTCAGCAGAAATCTTAATGAGGTTTTACTGGGAAAACGGGATTTTGACCAGGCAATGCAGCAGGTAAAACAAGATGTCGAGCAGCTCAATGCAGGCGATTAA